CTCTCtttcccgtaagggatatagtcgactatatgtaacaatatttgaaaaataattttatacaatttctcAAACATAAATTGCTAATTAAGCCCTAGTTAATTGATACCACTGATTCACCAAGTCCTAAGCCAATAgatgtacctacttagttaataatttttaatggtttTCAGGTCACAACAAGATAAGCCAGTGTATGTAATGTGTGCACGGGATATCGATTGAAAAATGTGGATAAAGTTACAATATAAAGGGGGTTGttgttaaaagtttattaattttgatgtttaataaaaaccttttaaatatttattttatttgaatagtaAAGGAAGtcaagatataattatactttttgtaGGATATTGTGAATAAGAAATAACGAAAATGTTATTAATCTACTGACGCATAATTCATTAAACGAATATCTGGATAAAATTTCGGTGAACAGAGATTggttgaataattaaaataggcAGCTCTATAATTATGAATCTATGACTATCACTCAAGGAAATCAGTTCAGTGGTTAAtctgtgaagaggtaacaaacttacgcatttataatattatattagccGGGATTTTCTTATGTCACTTGCTGatcatttttacaaaatttaaacttgGAAATAACAAACTATAACTAGCCCAAAGTAATGCAACATCTATTAACTCTAGCTGATAGCTCTACTGCAAATCTCTTTGTGTAATTTTCAATGTGTCAAATTAACAGGCTGTTGAGGTGCGGCGGTAGGTAGCTCGTCGccttcataccaaattttttGGCATTATTCGAGTGTtagttgaaaaattatatgtgaggaaacctgcatattacCTGAcataggcaactggatgtgttgcCATAATCCAATAGGCTAGGGACCCTGTAAATgaggaggtcagatgggagacGTTTTGAGCAGAAACTTGTCCAATCCAGGACAGTGGTCATAATTGTACTTAGTCTCTTCTGTAGAAAGCTGACGCAaacgggactaacgccagaagaATTATAtagaagtaatttatttagtaagatttttaaatatagaagaaTATTAACAGTCAAAGCTATGGGTCCCATAGTACCCTAGGAGGATGATAATGTTTGTAAAGGTACCAATCTTACTTTTAAATctatgattatattatgtcTATTATTTACACAGTTCATGATTATGACCCGTGTCGATAAAGCACCAAGGTCGGCTCCAACATTTTCTCATTATACATACACGCGTTATAGATTTTACCGTTACTTATCAACCGACCATGTCTAATTTTTTGGGATTGATAGAGGCATCTCAGTAATAAAGGTGTGGATACCGGAGTCAGGTTTAGAGGTCAGGTTTGGCCTTTTCTGTCTTTTgatgattgttggctctgtctaccccgcaaaggtaTATACCctcatagacgtgattatatgttatgtattaGGTTTACAGAGCTGCCCGTCAAAATCATTGATGTGAAAGggaaggaaataaaaaagggaCAGACAGAAAATCAAACCAGTGTTAAATTGGGAACGGAATAGTTTATTGAACCCATCTGTTATAgtagataattaaattatattgttacTCTACACATTTTGTACTGttgaaagtacctacctataagtATTCTATCTCTTACGTTAGCACGTACTAACAAATGCACCCAATACACAGGAATACCTATTTTATCGCCGATTGTGCTCCAAAATTAACATCAATAGGGCAGTTTCCATGAGACAGaccaatttatatatacagaattattttaattatttataaaatgtctcACAATATTGCTTGCATTTGACCTAGCCAGCAGTAGGGCTGAACTGAACATGTTCACGTCCTTATTTGAACATAGATTTACAAATGTCACAAGAGTACAAATAAAAccctgtaaaaataatttctattattGAGTTATGTATGCTAACACTTGTAGAACAAATCTTGTTGTTTATTATCTTAGCTAGGTTGTTAACCctgcatattattatttttttaatagtaaaatttCAACTGTTATGAATGTTTACAATATCAGTAAATTTTATAGCTATTATCATCCTGGTTTCCATATAGAATAGTtaagaataattataacattataacCATAAAACGAATCACGATCCaatcttgaaattttattaatgtgcCAGGAAAATACCCTATTGTGTTCCAAAATTCAATGGTAGTTACTGATCACAGTACCTTTTCGATCCTACGATTACATGATATAATGGTTATGACATACTTTACGTGAAATGATACACGCCAAGTCATTTCGATGAATTAACaggaaattatatatattttcataatcatCATGTTACAATCCAAACTCTTTATTTATCcatacttttttaatgtaaataaaacgaaTGATGTATTCGAATTTACCTACACTGATGTTACCAAGAATGGCgggaaattaaaatgttaaacttgcaatttaaaagaaacgtgatgtaactaatttttttttatgaattagcAAATATTCAGCTTAAGATTCAAGGCAAGAGGGTATTGCTAATTCGGCTTTGGACGGACGTATTTCACATCAAAAGCGGGTTTTGTCGATATCATCAGTGCATGTATCCGAATACAAGAGAACGTTTACAAGTTTCAAATAGGCAAATTACTCTCCGACAAGCGGGGCTATTCACGAATGTTGATAAGGCATAATATGTCTTATTTTCTGCGTCTCCAAGACTGTTATAGGTTAACCTTACCCCTaaccaaaaagaaaatgtgagCAGAAGATTTATGCCATATCAAACTTCGTCAATAACACTGAGAGGTACAATACAGAACAAATTTGCCAAGTTTTAAGACAGCATATAGCTCGTATTTGGGTTCATTTGTTCTGTTTCTGCAGCTCACCGGACTTTACATCGTAGCATACTTCTAACAtgttaatattatagtttCAAGTCGACACTTCGatattcattaataataagtataaatcTTCCTTTATTGTCTTCAATCTTTACCATTAAAAGAAGCtgggtaaaaataaatgtagatTACAGTTGCTAGTTCACCAAAGTTGTGCTAAGAACATGCGTTATCATAAAActgatttaaatatgtaacaataacaagactttaaagaaataaatttaaggtaataaaggaaataattatatgtagtaacAGAGAAAAATGTGACGAAGATTTTCATTACTCACTCCTAATTAGGAATTCCTAGCCCACCTTTggtaaaatacaatttaaaactattaaaaagtGTCGCAGTGTAACAAGTGGTGGCATTAATCGTTTTGTGAAGACGctttggttaaaaataatatcaaataataaaacccAAAATTGACGAGGTTTATAACCATCAAGTTTCATTAGCAAAGCAATCGGCAAGCTATCGACTTGCGTTAAAATCGATTTACattaaatgaaagaaaaaaaagtgtaaGTACACAAAATTGAATCGATATTAAATTGGACGTACAAAATGCATGTGAAAATCGTCACAAATTAACAACTATCGAATCAGAATATACAATCACGGTtcctttttacattttacaaaataaaattactttattcaCTTGCACACAAGTCGAATCTTAAAATACAAGGATCGTTGCTTAACGAAATCATACAATTCATGATATGTACTTAAGTATACATAAAAGATGAACACTCCGCAAACGATAGTCAATAAATAGCATCCaatgacataataattatatacaccTAACATACTTTAGTACCCTTCGATTTAatggattttataatgttaatcGCTCGTTATTGTtgcctatattttattaataagtgtTCCTAATTCGTAATTAGTAGTAATCCtcaatatttacataagtacctatgtattatGATTAGTTAATAACCATTGCGCGTTGCAATCATATTTTTCGttatattaattcaaaagATGTGGTTACATCACGCGATAGCTTGAGTTTAGGTGCACAGACTCTGAAACACAGAACTTCACCCTAGGACCAACAGTACGCTTCGTTCGGTTACAAAGGAATCCATTTAAATGTATATGAAAATAAGTGGGACTTAcagtatatacaaaaatatcacattaCTTCGAGGCCGCAGCTTTCAATTACTTAGTCATTAGTTATTTCGTCTTCTTACCTAAAGTTGTCGGTTTTGGTTCGAAGCGCAAGCTAGACATCGCAGGAAGTAATCATCAACCATATTACTATTGTTTTAGAAAGCTGTTTTGCTTGTAGGAAGCATTGTAACAAGCTTAAACCGCTTAGAtttgtttttcacatttcacAGTTGCTTTGATTGCATTTATTCTTAACTCTTACAAAACGCATCAGTGCCATTTGTGTTAAAGTCACTTCCTCCCACACCTACTAAAGAAAATCTAggaagtatataaaataactatccTATGTGCTTCGTCGTAGTTCTATTAGTCGAAAGTGAGAAAGGACTACAACATCTACACGAgataaatttgtaaagtaccATAAGAAGCCTGAAAGATATCTAAAGCTGCAGCCCTGCGGATCGTGGAGCCACAGATAACGCTACACTTAAACTATTTGGCTCACAAATTTACTGTAAGACTGCCCTGCGAATTCCAAATAAACCGGCAGTACAAACACTTCATCGCACGAGcattgttatataaaaacgCTAATATAATTATGAGATTTCCAGCTATCGCAATGGAAATACATATGTTCTTACCCGACTCATCGATTCCATGCTCTTTGTAAAGCTAAAACAAGGATAATTCGCAGCAGTCTTACTACAGGCGCGAAAGCGAGACAACTCCGTCCGTCACTGTCGCTCACCATAAACTATCACAAACGAGCgacatagaaaaatataatatttgggACGCGTTTATTGCTAATTTAGGTACAGTCTTTGGTGTCCGGTGAGGAGAGTTCGTCTAGGAAGTCGAAGGTGGCGACTGCGGCGCGCTCGCGGTCGCCGTAGCGGACGAAGAATCCGTCGCGGCCGAGGATGGAGGGGCGGCGCGTGCGCGGGAATCGCAGCACGCCGAGCCCGCGGCTGCGCAGCGCCGCCGCTGCCAACAGACACCACGCTAGCGACCGCCGCCCTCTGGACGAGACAGACAGCGTCACCGCCGCGTCCTCGTCCGGGCGACTCACAGGACGTATCGCCAACAAAATTGGGTATAGCTCTTTTTTTCACAGGCTCTTATGGCGAATTAGGAGCAATATCAAAACCAAActttatatacgtatttagAGATTTTTGGCGTttgattttcttcaaattgaagaaagagttttttttttaaatttgaatttatggcAACTGGCGTGGTTACCGTCTTTGCAAGACAGAGAGAAGACAGGGTTCAATGAAAAGTTTATTGAGCAACCCAAATTTTGTATAGCGGTACGTCCAGTACGACATCTACTCGAAATGAGGCGACAGAGTGAGATGGTGCGAGTGAGTGAGAGCGGAAACGAGTGACGTGGCTGGACGTGGCAAGACATGACAtgacaaacataaaaattcaGCGTACAACGTTcctggtaaaaataataaaaaaatgtaattaataagtCATCAATAGGTATTTCTAAACGTCTAACGCTGAATAAACACAGAAGCAACATAAACCCTGAACCACCTTCAAAacttcttataatttatttattaattatgcaTGTTactgattttttaattaattagggGGAAGTCCCGTAACGCCGGACGGCACCTAGCGCCGGACACTCGTACTATCAAGCGAGTACAAATCAGTTCGTTTCAAAATACATGTGAAAGGGGTGCTGGGGCATACAGGTACAAGATCACGCGCCGCGCCTCGCCAGCAACGCACACGGCCGCGGCAGGAGTAACCATTTGCTGTTTTAGGCTCGAAATCACGGCGTCACCTaaatatcaatgtaagtaattctagtatatttatgcatttacatttgagtggtattcaaagataaaatcagTACTCGATTGTTATCCGTAAAATGGTAGAAAAttattacatcttttaaacaattttagtaggtaccatCTAATTAACGAAAATGTGTGTCCCTTAGCACCGGACACTAAGTCGTCCCTTAGTGCCGGACAgtaaacatattgatatttcttgtaagaaattacgtattttattctaattatttaattttgttttagagtatagaagaaagaagatagttaaaatggaagagaagaaaaagaaaggatcCTGGGATCCACAGAGCTTACAAACTGCTATTGATAAGGTTATGTCAAAAGAACTGAGTGTAAGACAAGCTGCAATGCGATAAAGcactatacattaaataaaggcCCTAAATCGAGAAGAAGTAACAATGAAACCAAAGTTAGGTAGATTCACTAACACCTTCTCAGCCGAGTATGAAGAAGTCTTGGTGGACcacattaaagatttatcgAATAGATGCATGCCAGAAAAAGAAGTTTCTTAAATTAGCATACGACTTAGCTGAAGTCATGAAGATTCCTCATCGATTTAATAAGGAAAAAGGCAgtgctgataaataaaaaataaaagtcgcaATAAAAAATTCCGACTTCATGAAAAGGCATTCTGACATTTCGTTGAGAACACCGGAATCGACAAGCATGATGCGCCCCGTAGGATTTAACAAACCACGAGTGGATCTCTTCTACGACAACCTTGAAAAGCTGATGAAACAGTACAACATTCACACCCTCAAGAATTTATAATTGTGATGAAACTGGTGTCAGTTGCGTGCACAAATATTCGTCCGGTACTAGGtgccactttttaaaattatgttttttgttaccaaagtttgtttgatagtattaattatttttttgcagaggttgcatttttgttaaattaatttgatttctaactttgttatctaatataagtcataattttataaacattccttaaatattttatgttttattttgaaataaccttAGGTGTCCGCCACTGGGGGACTTCCCCCTAATTGTTTTATGTTTCCAGCATTTGCTgattgcataaaataattatatgtttgtctTAACAATTCTGTTGATTTCAGTGAGTGACAACTAAGTGTGGTGAAATGAGATTTCTTGATGGTGGTGAACAAGTACAACAAAAAAGTCaacattatgtatttatgattttatggctatttattatcttttataagTTGGTTATTACTATACACCTAGTTTTGACTTTTTTGTCTGGAATATAAAAACCTACACCATTGAAAAACATTTAGTTCTAATCCTCAAAATGAGAAGAaccttatttttaacatataaaaaaaataagtaaagattttgaaataaatgctCCTCAACTGCTGTTTGAATCATGAAGACAAATTTAAGCActttgaagaaaaattaaggTATTACGTtagtttctttaaatttaaattgtatatttttcccGCTCAGGTAGGCTGTACTGTACTGTATAGACTATCTTTTGTTGTTTGTGTTTAAATTCCAGCATtgtataacttttttaaaatattatttgtatactTTAGCATATTAGAGGAACATACTATcagtaactttttttaaatattagatGCAAAATCACATGATTAGAACATTAGCACAAAAAAACTAAACCTGCCTTCTTCGTCTGAGAATATCACAAATTGACAGGATTTTCGCAATTTTCCAACATCGACCCCATTACCCGACCCTACCCGACGGACTCGtggtcaaatttaatttaaaattttcattaataaaatcaacttGAACAGTGGAAAATTATCAGTCATTTTGCGTTCCAGATGTAATAAAAACCTTTGAACATGTACTAACCGGTTTTCTGTCTCCTGGAGCGGTGCAGCCGGTGGAGCCGGGAGTAGGGGGGCGGAGGCTCGGCCGGGGAAGACCCGCACGATGACGGCGACGAATCGCTCGATGCCAACATTACGTCTAAGAGGTTCGCACGAGcctgtaatttttaataatttttatagagggtaaaatttaaaatctcttCATGTTCACATCTaaatttggattaatgatagaattgagattcaaatagtgacaggttgctagcccattgcctaaaagaagaatcccaagtttataagcctatcccttagtcaccttttatgatatccatgggaaagatctagtggttctattcttttttctattggtgacgtgtggttcccggcaaaaaaagtttatttaattttatattttttataatttcaaattgtttaatttaccttGGGATCACTGAAATCAATGTCCTTTTCAACATGCACCCATCCAGTGGGAGCCCACAACGCGTTGTCTTTATGAGCGAGCGATTTTTCTTTTCGATCTTCTGTTCTGACTTCTGAGCCCGTCGTCGTGGCATCGTTTTGACGGATCATCCTGGAAATTAAGACATTGTGttagttttatcttttttttctcaaataaaagtataaatataaaacattgtaTGTAAAGCAAATCGTACAAACCTGTTCAGTTCTTCGATGACATCTTTAGATGTGGCAGCTTCATGAAAACTTAGTGTCTGATCTTGTTTAACTATGATTGGCTCTGGAACAGGCTGAGTGGTTTCCGGACGCAATTTCCCTGCCACAGGTATTTTCGATCTAATTTTATTAGGCGAAGACGGGGGTCTTTTTCCACCCATCAAAGTTGGTATTCGACTTTTTTCACTTTTAGGCCTAATTTCTTTTTGAGCCGTTTCGTTCTTATTACTTACTATCACAGTTTCAGCTGTAGAAGTACTTGTTGTGTTCGATTCAGTCATTTGAGGAGAACTTGTTTCAGGTGAAGAATTTTCCTCCTCTTCAGGAACAGTAACTAAAGCCACCGTACTTCTTCTGCATGCACTCAGAACTTCATCAACAAGAGACATTTCCGTTTCCGTAGTTGGGAACGTTAAACTTGTCGATTTAGTTAAAGCAGTCTCTATTTCTACCCTTTCGATTATCGTCCCCtgtttatttaacattatattaaCAGTGTTTTCTTTTAGCGCAGAATTGTGTTCTATATTCCGACTAGAATCAATTTCACTTTCATCTTTTAACTGAGGTGCTGAATGATCTTCGTCGGCGGAAATACTTATGTCAATACTTTTGTTTATCTCGTTTTTCCTTTGCACTTTCAAAAGATGATGCTCatcaatttcattttcagtattttcgattCGCAACATGTCGTCGAAATAATCACCTGATTCTGCGTATGGATCTTCACGTTCTATAAATCTTGGCGTAGACCTTGGATCGGAAACTGTATCACAATGAATATGTTTAAGTCTGTCGATTGAGACAACATCACAAGAATCATTTTCAGAAAAACTACTAAACGAGTCTGGTCTAAGTCGGTCTTCTGAAACTTCGCTACGCGGTCCTACAGAatcatcatcaaaatcagcAGCTGCATAAGGAGGAGGTAACTCACGTATCTCAGATACTGGTCGTGAAGACATTGAATCGGATTCTTCTCTATCACGGCAGTACTTTTGCTGTTCTGCTATAAAATGAAGCACATTTTGAAGTGCATGCTCACGATCTTGTAAAGCCATGGCTTGTACATCATGAACTCTTAAATTATTTCCGGGCATGAGATCTGGTGCAGGTATACCTCTGGACGAGTTTGATGCTAAACTTTTAGTACTTTCATATTTAACAAGTCGATAAAAATCACGTGTAAAATCAACGCCTATATTTGCACAATCACCATCTTCACTCAATGCAGTACTAGACCTTTTGTCTGGAACATCAGACTGAGTACTGGACCAAGAGCCACCAGGGGAATGTGTTCCGGAACATTCCCATCTTTTATCAGAGGTATTTGGGTCGTCTATTCTACATTCATCAATTTCCACAGTTGCAAACCCACAATCATTCCAAAGACAATCACCAACGTCTTCTTCTAATTCTAAAGCATCATCTTCTCTAATACTTGGCAACGTCGATAATGATATTTGCCCTGGCGTAGCTATTTCAGCAAATGGTGATTGTCTATCTCTAAGATCTTCACATGATAGTGATAAGCTCCAGTCTTCGAGTTCTGCTCTGTCATATTCTAAATCAGCTAAATCTCGATGTCTTTGTTGTAAGGCTGATCGAGCATCGTCAAGTTCAAGCCAATGTTGAACATAATCTGCATCGTATTGAGAACCTTCAGCTCTTTCATCTACAGTGCTTCCCCATGAGACTCTTTCAGAACTTGTAGTGGAAGCTATTGCGGGTCTTCTTAACGGTCGCTCGGGTGCAGGTTTGAGATCTAATACTAAAACCCCAGAACTGGGAGTAGGACTATCTAAACAGCTTGAAGGACAGGTCGTACCAGTCAACAGTTTTAGGCAGAGATGAGAATCGGAAAAACTACGCACGACGTGTTGAAATGGTAGAACGGGTCGTGATGGTGGATAGCTTCCTCTGACACCAGCAAATGCGATGCCAattggaaaataaatgtaatcagCTTCTGCCATTAGTCTCGCATGACGACGAGATTCTCTAGGATTGATAGATACAATAGTTTGATTGTCAGTTTCGTCCGAAGCTTCATTTAAGTCTGGCAAGGCTCGATCGGCAGCATGATCGCTTTGCCTCGAAGCGTCTGCTTGAACATCGCTAGACATTGTGGAGTAGCCTTCATCTTTTGCGCCGCTTTCTGGAGATTCTGCGCCCGCTTCACCTTGCTCTCCGCTTTCTTCTTCAATCACTTTTTCTTCATCAGTACCGCGAACAGGGTTGGTGCAAGGCTGAGGCATGTTGAGGCTGAGAGTGGCTGGTCTTGCAGGCGCTGCCCAAAGTGTTGGATCGACTGCTGATAGGGCACGGGCTAGGTTAGCTGGAGTAACTTCCAAACCCTGACAAGGACAggaaaaattttatgtaatacaCCACAAAAACTATCGAAAAACACAATAGTACTAATTGGACAAATAAAAAGACTTTAGGTATTCGGATATCTTACTTTGAGTTCTGTCCAGATATCAGTGAGTATCTGGTGCCTCCTCTTATCGTCCTGGCTGAGGGGGTGCGGGTGTGGGACAgggggcgcgggcggcggggAATCCCGAAACGAGACTAAAGAACCGCAGGAGCCGACGTCCACCAGGTGCactaaaatgtaaagaaaCATTTAC
This is a stretch of genomic DNA from Amyelois transitella isolate CPQ chromosome 5, ilAmyTran1.1, whole genome shotgun sequence. It encodes these proteins:
- the LOC106141364 gene encoding uncharacterized protein LOC106141364 isoform X3, which codes for MFGVLMKRWKPKRTSNNEKDESPCTDGNVSPEPPDRPPGKVRQIHPEEKTQVLAYDSSYRRKSKPSSLPLEENHYNHLVNTNVAMTPLYPLTPNICVEGGKIEFIKSPPSSARNSLAMVSPPQTPLLARRGSRDKRDARIYDEHTEKFDGDKELLEKRIKQLEAQLEEEKRRTQREKMAVTKLQNKLIKREGAARSDAERERRARGDWEARARAAEADAARLAGKLHAAQREIARMEETVRSLLQYKTRVETLKQEKASLSSALEASATHYQSQLSALTAENERLRGQLSALSAGLGGDHERRLDDVAQQVVRALLSQKSVREELGCARARVRELEAQNRALSALLVRQLRPQPRPSPATPHTPATPHTPRDLQVHLVDVGSCGSLVSFRDSPPPAPPVPHPHPLSQDDKRRHQILTDIWTELKGLEVTPANLARALSAVDPTLWAAPARPATLSLNMPQPCTNPVRGTDEEKVIEEESGEQGEAGAESPESGAKDEGYSTMSSDVQADASRQSDHAADRALPDLNEASDETDNQTIVSINPRESRRHARLMAEADYIYFPIGIAFAGVRGSYPPSRPVLPFQHVVRSFSDSHLCLKLLTGTTCPSSCLDSPTPSSGVLVLDLKPAPERPLRRPAIASTTSSERVSWGSTVDERAEGSQYDADYVQHWLELDDARSALQQRHRDLADLEYDRAELEDWSLSLSCEDLRDRQSPFAEIATPGQISLSTLPSIREDDALELEEDVGDCLWNDCGFATVEIDECRIDDPNTSDKRWECSGTHSPGGSWSSTQSDVPDKRSSTALSEDGDCANIGVDFTRDFYRLVKYESTKSLASNSSRGIPAPDLMPGNNLRVHDVQAMALQDREHALQNVLHFIAEQQKYCRDREESDSMSSRPVSEIRELPPPYAAADFDDDSVGPRSEVSEDRLRPDSFSSFSENDSCDVVSIDRLKHIHCDTVSDPRSTPRFIEREDPYAESGDYFDDMLRIENTENEIDEHHLLKVQRKNEINKSIDISISADEDHSAPQLKDESEIDSSRNIEHNSALKENTVNIMLNKQGTIIERVEIETALTKSTSLTFPTTETEMSLVDEVLSACRRSTVALVTVPEEEENSSPETSSPQMTESNTTSTSTAETVIVSNKNETAQKEIRPKSEKSRIPTLMGGKRPPSSPNKIRSKIPVAGKLRPETTQPVPEPIIVKQDQTLSFHEAATSKDVIEELNRMIRQNDATTTGSEVRTEDRKEKSLAHKDNALWAPTGWVHVEKDIDFSDPKARANLLDVMLASSDSSPSSCGSSPAEPPPPYSRLHRLHRSRRQKTEGGGR